A window of Blastomonas sp. SL216 contains these coding sequences:
- a CDS encoding alpha/beta hydrolase yields MPAVIFPGPEGRLEGRFSPAPRPRAPVAMILHPHPQGGGTMNDRITQALYKTFVRRGFATLRFNFRGVGRSQGTFDNGIGELSDAAAALDWVQSFHPEAQTTWVAGFSFGALIAMQLLMRRPEIRGFISVAPPANMYDFSFLAPCPASGIIVQGAADTVVTPGAVQKLVDKLRTQKHITIHHDEISRANHFFEHELDDLMHSVDNYLDMRLAPDSPIR; encoded by the coding sequence ATGCCCGCCGTCATCTTTCCCGGTCCCGAAGGCCGTCTTGAAGGACGCTTCAGCCCTGCCCCTCGTCCGCGCGCACCGGTGGCGATGATTTTACATCCGCACCCGCAGGGCGGCGGCACGATGAACGACCGCATCACCCAGGCGCTCTACAAGACTTTCGTGCGCCGTGGCTTTGCAACGCTGCGCTTCAACTTCCGTGGCGTCGGCCGCAGCCAGGGTACGTTCGACAACGGCATCGGTGAACTGTCCGACGCCGCCGCCGCGCTCGACTGGGTGCAGAGCTTCCATCCCGAAGCGCAGACGACCTGGGTCGCAGGATTCAGCTTCGGCGCGCTGATCGCTATGCAGCTGCTGATGCGCCGTCCGGAAATCCGCGGCTTCATCTCGGTCGCGCCGCCGGCCAACATGTACGATTTCAGCTTCCTCGCGCCCTGCCCCGCATCGGGCATCATCGTGCAGGGTGCCGCCGATACCGTGGTGACGCCGGGCGCGGTGCAGAAGCTGGTCGACAAGCTGCGCACGCAAAAGCACATCACCATCCACCATGACGAGATCAGCCGCGCCAACCATTTCTTCGAGCATGAACTCGATGATCTGATGCACTCGGTCGACAATTATCTCGACATGCGGCTGGCGCCGGATTCGCCGATCCGCTGA
- a CDS encoding 2Fe-2S iron-sulfur cluster-binding protein codes for MVEVTFISADGKSRQTVQAKEGDRLLDVAQANGQPLEGTCEGQMACSTCHLIIDPADFAKLPDPVEMEEDMLDLAVAVTRTSRLSCQIFLREEWGSLTCRVPAESYDMQGV; via the coding sequence ATGGTCGAGGTGACGTTCATCAGCGCGGACGGCAAGAGCCGCCAGACGGTTCAGGCCAAGGAGGGCGACCGGCTGCTCGATGTCGCGCAGGCCAACGGCCAGCCGCTCGAAGGGACGTGCGAGGGGCAGATGGCCTGCTCGACCTGCCATCTGATCATCGATCCTGCCGATTTCGCCAAGCTGCCCGATCCGGTCGAGATGGAAGAGGACATGCTGGACCTCGCGGTCGCGGTGACTCGCACTTCCCGCCTGTCGTGCCAGATATTCCTGCGGGAGGAATGGGGCAGCCTGACCTGCCGGGTCCCCGCCGAAAGCTACGACATGCAGGGCGTGTGA
- a CDS encoding aminotransferase class V-fold PLP-dependent enzyme, with protein sequence MTQPRIYLDHAATTPVLPEVRAAMIAGMEQWANPSSPHGDGRAARAALEEARRQIAGALGWDGEVILTSGASEAITLAMMAGKTDGWIVNPTEHDAVLRLTARIPAGRSLMRLAVDLDGRLVLASLQRALEASSGRPLVVVQSVNSETGVIQDNASITDLARQGHAITLCDCSQSVGKMPLPDADMIVVSAHKLGGPPGIGALLVRDLGLLDPAGGQEKGYRGGTENVPAAMGFAAALTHARYWIDRAADLRHQLDSAIRGSGGELVAQDAARLPSIGSYRMPGVPANAQLIQFDLAGVSVSAGSACSSGTLKTSAVLTAMGWDEKAAGEVVRVSFGPSTTRAHVYRFIELWREMAARARR encoded by the coding sequence ATGACCCAGCCCCGCATCTATCTTGACCATGCTGCCACCACGCCGGTGCTGCCCGAGGTGCGCGCCGCGATGATCGCGGGCATGGAGCAGTGGGCCAACCCGTCGTCTCCGCACGGCGATGGCCGTGCAGCCCGCGCGGCGCTCGAAGAGGCACGGCGGCAGATCGCTGGCGCGCTCGGCTGGGATGGCGAGGTGATCCTGACCAGCGGGGCGAGCGAGGCGATCACGCTGGCCATGATGGCAGGCAAGACCGATGGCTGGATCGTCAATCCGACCGAGCATGACGCAGTGTTACGGCTGACCGCGCGTATCCCCGCAGGCCGATCGCTGATGCGGCTGGCCGTCGATCTCGACGGAAGGCTGGTGCTGGCGAGCCTGCAGCGTGCGCTCGAGGCCAGCAGCGGGCGGCCGCTGGTCGTGGTGCAGTCGGTCAACAGCGAAACCGGGGTGATCCAGGACAATGCCAGCATCACCGATCTGGCGCGGCAGGGCCATGCGATCACCCTGTGCGATTGCTCGCAAAGCGTGGGCAAGATGCCGCTGCCCGATGCGGACATGATCGTGGTGTCGGCGCACAAGCTGGGCGGCCCGCCGGGCATCGGCGCGCTGCTGGTGCGTGATCTGGGGCTTCTTGATCCTGCTGGAGGGCAGGAAAAGGGCTATCGCGGCGGGACCGAGAATGTCCCCGCTGCGATGGGTTTTGCCGCCGCGCTGACCCATGCGCGCTACTGGATCGATCGCGCAGCAGACCTGCGCCACCAACTCGATAGTGCCATCCGCGGATCGGGCGGAGAGCTGGTTGCGCAGGACGCGGCCCGCTTGCCCAGCATCGGCAGCTATCGCATGCCCGGCGTGCCCGCCAATGCGCAGCTGATCCAGTTCGATCTCGCCGGTGTCTCGGTATCGGCGGGCAGTGCCTGTTCGTCGGGAACACTCAAGACCAGCGCGGTGCTGACCGCGATGGGTTGGGACGAAAAGGCCGCAGGCGAGGTGGTCCGCGTAAGCTTCGGCCCCTCGACAACGCGCGCGCATGTCTATCGCTTCATCGAGTTGTGGCGCGAGATGGCGGCAAGGGCCCGGCGCTGA
- a CDS encoding cysteine desulfurase family protein translates to MAAQPIYLDYQATTPLAPESLAAMQPWLGGPESISGWANPHSAHGPGRRAAAAVEVARGQIEALMPPGGQLIFTSGATEALNLAIRGALPALAPRRRIVTLATEHAAVRDTCLWLESQAHEVVLLPVGGDGLVDLDVARAAITTDTALVAAMLVNNEIGVIQPVEALAQMAHQAGALFLCDAVQGFGRASLPQSADMIAISAHKIHGPKGIGALWRRDGVALEPLIHGGGQEQGLRSGTLSPALCAGFGAAARLAGEQMERDLAHVAMLQKRALELFAGWQVNGSLEHRYAGNLNLRRDGLDVARLMSDVRRVAFSAGSACASGSGRPSHVLTALGLPSAAVRSSIRLGFGRYTSVDEIDRAAHLILDAADRQIG, encoded by the coding sequence ATGGCGGCCCAGCCCATCTATCTCGATTACCAGGCCACGACCCCGCTTGCGCCCGAATCGCTGGCTGCCATGCAGCCCTGGCTGGGCGGGCCCGAAAGCATCAGCGGTTGGGCCAATCCGCACAGCGCGCATGGCCCGGGGCGCAGGGCGGCAGCGGCGGTCGAGGTGGCGCGCGGGCAGATCGAAGCGCTGATGCCGCCGGGGGGGCAGCTGATCTTTACCAGCGGTGCCACCGAGGCGCTCAACCTCGCGATCCGGGGCGCGCTGCCGGCATTGGCTCCGCGCCGGCGCATTGTCACGCTGGCAACCGAACATGCCGCTGTGCGTGATACCTGTCTCTGGCTGGAAAGCCAGGCCCATGAGGTCGTGCTGCTCCCCGTGGGCGGCGACGGGCTGGTCGATCTGGATGTGGCGCGCGCCGCGATCACCACCGATACCGCGCTGGTTGCTGCCATGCTGGTCAATAACGAGATCGGCGTGATCCAGCCTGTCGAAGCGCTTGCGCAGATGGCCCATCAGGCAGGCGCGCTGTTCCTGTGCGATGCGGTGCAGGGCTTTGGCCGCGCCAGCCTGCCGCAATCGGCCGACATGATCGCGATCAGCGCGCACAAGATCCATGGCCCCAAGGGCATCGGAGCGCTGTGGCGGCGTGACGGCGTCGCGCTTGAGCCGCTGATCCATGGCGGCGGGCAGGAACAGGGGTTGCGATCGGGTACGCTCTCGCCTGCCTTGTGCGCGGGCTTCGGCGCTGCGGCACGGCTGGCGGGCGAGCAGATGGAGCGCGATCTGGCGCATGTGGCGATGCTGCAGAAGCGGGCGCTTGAGCTGTTCGCAGGCTGGCAGGTCAATGGATCGCTCGAACATCGCTATGCCGGCAATCTCAACCTTCGCCGCGACGGGCTGGATGTCGCGCGGCTGATGTCCGATGTGCGCCGTGTCGCCTTTTCTGCCGGTTCCGCCTGTGCCAGCGGATCGGGGCGGCCCAGCCATGTGCTGACGGCACTGGGTCTGCCGAGCGCCGCCGTGCGTTCGTCGATCCGGTTGGGCTTTGGTCGCTACACCAGTGTTGACGAAATCGACCGCGCCGCGCATTTGATCCTGGATGCGGCCGACAGGCAGATAGGGTGA
- a CDS encoding DNA polymerase III subunit gamma/tau, protein MPGLGLDLPPAAAPAATGQAYRVLARKYRPQTFAELIGQDAMVQTLGNAIRRERLAHAFLMTGVRGVGKTSTARLIAKALNCIGPDGQGGPTISPCGICEPCVAIAEGRHIDVIEMDAASHTGIDDVREITEAVRYAAVSARYKMYIIDEAHMLSKQAWNGLLKTLEEPPPHVKFLFATTEVNKVPITVLSRCQRFDLKRIPSELLASHFAEICVKEAITAEADALAMIADAAEGSVRDGLSILDQAIAHADLGGDAGEGAPAVRTEQVRSMLGLSDRGAMRRLFAHLIAGDADAMLVDLDAQHSLGVDPVSVMRGLLAMVHAITLHKSAGRVRTVHGEEDRAALADWAGKLGHASLHRLWQLLLKGHDEIESAPVPREACEMALLRALYAATLPDPGTLARRLADAPAGTPVSAPAPVETPPPAAPHAEESPPWNAAPAELVAAQVPDTPRSIADLVDMLDHANKWLIAAQVKTDMRLIELGEDRLIYQSATGRDDYVPLLREALMAITGRRWEIERGEGEAQPSLAEQEKRAEEAMRDEILNHPLVKATQAAFPDAEIDWTAAEISPHGEETLPTRSAKA, encoded by the coding sequence ATGCCCGGGCTGGGGCTGGACCTGCCGCCCGCGGCTGCACCAGCCGCGACTGGCCAGGCCTATCGCGTACTCGCGCGTAAATATCGCCCGCAGACCTTTGCCGAACTGATCGGCCAGGATGCGATGGTGCAGACGCTGGGCAATGCGATCCGGCGCGAGCGGCTGGCGCATGCGTTCCTGATGACCGGGGTGCGCGGGGTGGGCAAGACCTCGACCGCGCGGTTGATCGCCAAGGCCTTGAACTGCATCGGCCCGGACGGGCAGGGCGGCCCGACCATCTCGCCCTGCGGAATATGCGAACCGTGTGTTGCCATCGCCGAAGGCCGCCATATCGACGTGATCGAGATGGACGCCGCCAGCCATACCGGCATCGACGATGTCCGCGAGATTACCGAAGCGGTGCGCTATGCCGCCGTATCCGCGCGCTACAAGATGTATATCATCGACGAAGCGCACATGCTGTCGAAACAGGCGTGGAACGGCCTGCTCAAGACGCTGGAAGAGCCGCCGCCGCATGTGAAGTTCCTGTTCGCCACGACCGAGGTGAACAAGGTGCCGATCACTGTGCTGTCGCGTTGCCAGCGGTTTGACCTGAAGCGCATTCCGTCCGAACTGCTCGCCAGCCATTTTGCCGAGATCTGCGTCAAGGAAGCGATTACGGCAGAGGCCGATGCGCTGGCGATGATCGCCGATGCTGCCGAAGGATCGGTGCGCGATGGCCTGTCGATCCTCGACCAGGCGATTGCCCATGCTGACCTCGGCGGTGATGCGGGCGAGGGCGCGCCTGCCGTGCGCACCGAACAGGTGCGCAGCATGCTCGGCCTGTCGGATCGCGGCGCGATGCGGCGGCTGTTCGCGCATCTGATCGCCGGCGATGCCGATGCGATGCTGGTCGATCTCGACGCGCAGCACAGCCTGGGTGTCGATCCGGTCAGCGTGATGCGCGGGTTGCTGGCGATGGTCCATGCGATCACGCTGCACAAGTCGGCAGGCCGCGTGCGCACCGTGCATGGCGAGGAAGATCGCGCAGCGCTCGCTGATTGGGCGGGCAAGCTTGGCCATGCCAGCCTGCACCGGCTGTGGCAGCTGCTGCTGAAGGGCCATGACGAGATCGAGAGCGCGCCTGTCCCGCGCGAGGCGTGCGAGATGGCGCTGCTGCGCGCGCTCTATGCGGCGACGCTGCCCGATCCCGGTACTCTCGCCCGCAGGCTCGCCGATGCGCCTGCTGGCACGCCCGTCTCTGCGCCCGCGCCGGTCGAGACGCCGCCGCCCGCAGCGCCGCACGCCGAGGAAAGCCCGCCCTGGAATGCGGCACCGGCAGAGCTTGTCGCGGCCCAGGTTCCCGATACTCCGCGCAGCATTGCCGATCTGGTCGACATGCTCGACCACGCCAACAAATGGCTGATCGCGGCGCAGGTCAAGACCGACATGCGGCTGATCGAGCTGGGCGAGGACCGGCTGATCTACCAGTCCGCCACGGGCCGCGACGATTATGTGCCTTTGCTGCGCGAGGCGCTGATGGCGATCACCGGGCGGCGCTGGGAGATCGAACGCGGCGAGGGCGAGGCCCAGCCGAGCCTGGCCGAGCAGGAGAAGCGCGCCGAAGAGGCGATGCGCGATGAAATCCTCAACCACCCGCTGGTCAAGGCCACGCAAGCGGCCTTTCCCGATGCGGAAATAGACTGGACTGCGGCGGAAATCTCCCCACATGGAGAGGAAACCCTGCCAACACGGAGTGCCAAGGCATGA